The Kiloniellales bacterium genomic interval GATGCCGCGTGCTACGTAGTCCCAGCAGCGCTCGAAGATCAGGTCCATGGCGCGGCGCGTGGTGCGGTGATAGGCGTCGTCGTCCCGGTAGCGGTTGCCGCGGCCCGCGTAGACCAGGTGCGACAGGTAGAACTTGTCGATCTCCTCGCGGTCGAGCAGGTCGAGCATCTCCGGCAGCGACTCGACGTTCCGCTCGGTCATGGTGAAGCGTAGGCCGACCTTGATGCCCCGCTCCTGGCACAGGCGCAGGCCGCCGAGCGCGGCCTCGAAGGCGCCCTCCTGGCGCCGGAAGGCGTCGTGCACCGCGCCGATGCCGTCGAGGCTGACGCCGACGTAGTCGTAGCCGATCTCGGCGATCTCTTCGCTCATCGGGCGGTCGATCAGCGTGCCGTTGGAGGACAGCCCGACGTAGAAGCCGAGATCCTTGGCCCGGCGGGAGATCTCGAAGATGTCCGGGCGGAGCAGGGGCTCGCCCCCGGAGAGGATCAGGACCGGTACGCCGAAGGCCCGGAGGTCGTCCATCACGGCGAAGATCTCGGCGGTCGAAAGCTCGCCGGGGAAATCGACGTCGGCGGACAGCGAGTAGCAGTGCCGGCAGTTGAGGTTGCAGCGCCGGATCAGGTTCCAGATGACCACGGGGCC includes:
- the nirJ gene encoding heme d1 biosynthesis radical SAM protein NirJ produces the protein MFRLNQFMRELIAPTPVRRRVPPGPVVIWNLIRRCNLNCRHCYSLSADVDFPGELSTAEIFAVMDDLRAFGVPVLILSGGEPLLRPDIFEISRRAKDLGFYVGLSSNGTLIDRPMSEEIAEIGYDYVGVSLDGIGAVHDAFRRQEGAFEAALGGLRLCQERGIKVGLRFTMTERNVESLPEMLDLLDREEIDKFYLSHLVYAGRGNRYRDDDAYHRTTRRAMDLIFERCWDYVARGINKEFVTGNNDADGVYFLYWVRERFPEMEDHIRAKLAAWGGNASGVNVANIDNLGNVHPDTFWWHYTLGNVRERPFSEIWPDTSDPIMAGLKASPRKITGRCGACRFFDVCGGNTRVRSFQLSGDPWAEDPACYLSDAEIGVAPGPRLAVTPYRKRPHVSATP